In the genome of Triticum urartu cultivar G1812 chromosome 5, Tu2.1, whole genome shotgun sequence, one region contains:
- the LOC125510741 gene encoding cullin-associated NEDD8-dissociated protein 1-like isoform X1: MIGALSCSVGYRFGPHLAEAVPLLISYCTSASENDEELRACSLQALESIMLRCPRDISPYYEGILNLALEYVSYDPNITDSMKEDAHGEVQDDESASEYKDDKNASWKVRQASAKCLSAIIVSCPQMLFKMYQEACTKLINRFREREENVKMDIFNTFIELLRQTGNVTKGQGDIDESSPRWLLKQEVPKVVKSIDSQLYERSIKTKVGAFSVLKELVVLLPDCLADHLGSLVPLIEMYLNDKSYTSSLKIEALAFTRILMAPHSPSVFHPYIQILCDAIVSAIGDIYYKVTADALRACGELVRVLRPNFEARSINCRPYISPIYEAIWARLANQDQEVNECAISCMSLVIATFGDGLQRELPSCLSLLVDRMSYEITRLTAVKAFAVLANSPLRIDLSCVLDRVVSDLTTFLRKANRALRQATTGTLNSLVVTYGDQIGLSSYETIIAELSILISDIDLHMSVLALELCRTIMVDRSSFQNVGLAVRHKVLPQALILIRSALLQGRALEALQKFFTALVQSANTTFETLLGSLISTAKQSQLGGLAKQALSSIAQCVAVLCLAAGDQKCALTIEMLEGILNDVSSTDTAKQHIALLCLGEIGRRKDLSNHVQIENTVIESFQSPSEEIKSAASYALGNIAVGNLSKYLPFILDQIDNQQKNPYLLLHSLKEVIAWQSVDHTGQDELQDSNIVKILALLFNHCKSEDEGVQDVVAECLGKIALIEPNKLIPVLKECTSSPAANTRATVAIAIKYSIVERPGKIDAIMYSEISTFLMLIKDSDMHVRRAAILALSTAAHNKPNLIKGLVPELLPLLYDQTVVKQELVRTAFEHVVDDGLELRKAAFECVDTLLDSCLDQVNPSSFIVPFLLSGLGDHYDVKMPCHLILSKLADKCPYAVLAVLDSLVEPLEETIGDKPTGDAVKQEIDRNEDMIHSALQAIAALSRISGSGYSMKLKNLMSKIKATPSFLNTLGNTCTCLGNSRR; encoded by the exons ATGATTGGTGCTCTAAG CTGCTCGGTTGGATACCGGTTTGGACCACACCTTGCCGAAGCCGTTCCTTTGCTCATAAGCTATTGCACAAGTGCatcagaaaatgatgaagagcTCCGTGCATGCAGCCTGCAG GCCCTCGAGAGTATTATGCTCAGATGTCCAAGAGATATTTCCCCATATTATGAGGGTATTTTGAATCTTGCTTTGGAATATGTAAGCTATGACCCTAATATCACCGATAGCATGAAGGAGGATGCTCACGGTGAAGTTCAGGATGA TGAGAGTGCGTCTGAATACAAAGATGACAAGAATGCAAGCTGGAAGGTTCGTCAGGCATCAGCGAAGTGCCTGTCTGCAATTATTGTATCTTGTCCTCAGATGTTGTTTAAGATGTATCAGGAG GCTTGTACGAAGTTAATCAACCGCTTTAGGGAAAGAGAGGAGAATGTAAAG ATGGACATTTTCAATACATTTATCGAGTTGTTACGCCAAACTGGTAATGTGACAAAAGGACAAGGTGACATTGATGAGTCTAG CCCTAGATGGTTGCTGAAGCAAGAGGTACCCAAAGTTGTCAAGTCTATCGATAGTCAGTTATATGAAAGATCAATCAAGACAAAG GTTGGAGCATTCTCAGTATTGAAGGAGCTTGTTGTTCTATTACCAGATTGTCTTGCTGATCATCTTGGGTCCCTTGTTCCTTTGATTGAGATGTATTTGAAT GATAAATCTTATACCTCCAGCCTGAAGATTGAAGCCCTTGCATTTACTAGGATTCTTATGGCCCCACATTCGCCCTCTGTGTTTCATCCATACATCCAG ATATTATGTGATGCAATAGTATCTGCTATTGGAGATATATATTACAAAGTCACCGCTGATGCTCTACGGGCGTGCGGGGAGCTAGTCCGGGTTCTCCGTCCAAATTTTGAG GCACGTTCCATAAATTGCAGGCCATATATTAGTCCAATCTATGAAGCTATATGGGCCCGCTTGGCCAATCAAGATCAG GAAGTTAATGAGTGTGCCATATCGTGCATGAGCCTTGTGATCGCTACTTTTGGTGATGGTCTTCAAAGGGAATTACCGTCATGCCTATCCTTACTTGTTGACAGGATGAGCTATGAAATAACACGACTTACAGCAGTCAAG GCATTTGCGGTGCTTGCGAATTCACCTCTTCGGATTGATCTTTCATGTGTCCTGGACCGTGTCGTTTCTGACCTTACAACTTTCCTTCGAAAG GCTAACAGAGCCCTTAGGCAGGCAACAACAGGAACCCTAAATTCTCTGGTTGTTACATATGGGGATCAAATTGGCCTGTCCTCTTATGAGACTATAATAGCTGAACTATCTATTCTTATAAG TGACATCGACTTGCATATGTCTGTTCTTGCGTTGGAACTCTGTCGCACAATAATGGTCGACAGAAGTTCCTTCCAAAATGTTGGTTTAGCTGTGAGACATAAAGTTTTGCCTCAGGCCCTTATTTTGATCAGGAGTGCTTTGTTACAAGGACGAGCACTAGAG GCGCTGCAGAAGTTTTTTACTGCACTGGTCCAGTCTGCAAATACAACCTTTGAAACTTTGTTGGGCTCCCTTATTTCCACTGCCAAACAGTCACAGTTGGGCGGCCTTGCCAAGCAGGCACTATCCTCTATTGCACAGTGTGTTGCTGTGCTATGCTTAGCAGCTGGTGATCAGAAGTGTGCATTGACTATTGAAATGCTCGAAGGCATTCTAAATGATGTCAGTTCTACTGATACT GCTAAACAACACATTGCCTTGTTATGTTTGGGAGAAATTGGAAGAAGGAAGGACCTCAGCAACCATGTTCAAATTGAGAACACTGTAATTGAATCATTCCAGTCACCTTCGGAGGAGATAAAATCTGCAGCATCGTACGCTCTCGGAAACATTGCTGTTGGCAATCTATCCAAGTATTTGCCATTTATCTTGGATCAGATTGACAATCAACAAAAGAATCCGTATCTCTTGCTTCATTCACTGAAAGAG GTAATTGCATGGCAGTCTGTTGATCATACTGGCCAGGATGAGCTCCAGGACTCAAACATTGTGAAGATATTGGCGTTGCTCTTTAATCACTGCAAAAGTGAGGACGAAGGAGTTCAGGATGTGGTTGCTGAGTGTTTAGGCAAAATTGCACTTATTGAACCTAACAAACTAATCCCTGTTCTGAAG GAATGCACATCTAGCCCAGCAGCAAACACAAGGGCTACGGTTGCCATTGCTATAAAATATTCAATTGTTGAACGGCCTGGAAAGATAGATGCAATCATGTACTCTGAGATTTCTACTTTCCTTATGTTAATCAAAGATAGTGACATG CATGTGAGACGTGCAGCTATCCTGGCGCTGAGTACAGCTGCCCACAACAAGCCAAATTTGATCAAAGGTCTTGTTCCTGAACTGCTCCCTCTTTTGTACGACCAGACTGTCGTGAAG CAAGAATTGGTTAGGACAGCTTTCGAGCACGTCGTTGATGATGGGCTTGAACTTAGGAAAGCTGCCTTTGAATGTGTGGACACATTGCTGGATAGTTGTCTTGATCAAGTGAATCCGTCGTCCTTCATCGTTCCTTTCCTCTTATCTGGTTTAGGTG atcattatgatgtaaaaatgCCCTGCCATCTGATTCTCTCAAAGCTAGCAGACAAGTGCCCCTACGCTGTTCTTGCAG TTTTGGACTCATTAGTTGAACCCCTTGAGGAAACTATTGGTGACAAACCGACGGGTGATGCAGTGAAGCAGGAGATTGATCGCAATGAAGACATGATTCACAGTGCTCTTCAAGCAATTGCTGCTCTAAGCCGCATAAG TGGCAGCGGCTACAGCATGAAGTTGAAGAATCTGATGAGCAAGATAAAGGCCACTCCTTCATTTTTGAATACGTTAGGAAATACGTGCACATGCCTGGGAAATTCGAGGCGATGA
- the LOC125510741 gene encoding cullin-associated NEDD8-dissociated protein 1-like isoform X2 — translation MLFKMYQEACTKLINRFREREENVKMDIFNTFIELLRQTGNVTKGQGDIDESSPRWLLKQEVPKVVKSIDSQLYERSIKTKVGAFSVLKELVVLLPDCLADHLGSLVPLIEMYLNDKSYTSSLKIEALAFTRILMAPHSPSVFHPYIQILCDAIVSAIGDIYYKVTADALRACGELVRVLRPNFEARSINCRPYISPIYEAIWARLANQDQEVNECAISCMSLVIATFGDGLQRELPSCLSLLVDRMSYEITRLTAVKAFAVLANSPLRIDLSCVLDRVVSDLTTFLRKANRALRQATTGTLNSLVVTYGDQIGLSSYETIIAELSILISDIDLHMSVLALELCRTIMVDRSSFQNVGLAVRHKVLPQALILIRSALLQGRALEALQKFFTALVQSANTTFETLLGSLISTAKQSQLGGLAKQALSSIAQCVAVLCLAAGDQKCALTIEMLEGILNDVSSTDTAKQHIALLCLGEIGRRKDLSNHVQIENTVIESFQSPSEEIKSAASYALGNIAVGNLSKYLPFILDQIDNQQKNPYLLLHSLKEVIAWQSVDHTGQDELQDSNIVKILALLFNHCKSEDEGVQDVVAECLGKIALIEPNKLIPVLKECTSSPAANTRATVAIAIKYSIVERPGKIDAIMYSEISTFLMLIKDSDMHVRRAAILALSTAAHNKPNLIKGLVPELLPLLYDQTVVKQELVRTAFEHVVDDGLELRKAAFECVDTLLDSCLDQVNPSSFIVPFLLSGLGDHYDVKMPCHLILSKLADKCPYAVLAVLDSLVEPLEETIGDKPTGDAVKQEIDRNEDMIHSALQAIAALSRISGSGYSMKLKNLMSKIKATPSFLNTLGNTCTCLGNSRR, via the exons ATGTTGTTTAAGATGTATCAGGAG GCTTGTACGAAGTTAATCAACCGCTTTAGGGAAAGAGAGGAGAATGTAAAG ATGGACATTTTCAATACATTTATCGAGTTGTTACGCCAAACTGGTAATGTGACAAAAGGACAAGGTGACATTGATGAGTCTAG CCCTAGATGGTTGCTGAAGCAAGAGGTACCCAAAGTTGTCAAGTCTATCGATAGTCAGTTATATGAAAGATCAATCAAGACAAAG GTTGGAGCATTCTCAGTATTGAAGGAGCTTGTTGTTCTATTACCAGATTGTCTTGCTGATCATCTTGGGTCCCTTGTTCCTTTGATTGAGATGTATTTGAAT GATAAATCTTATACCTCCAGCCTGAAGATTGAAGCCCTTGCATTTACTAGGATTCTTATGGCCCCACATTCGCCCTCTGTGTTTCATCCATACATCCAG ATATTATGTGATGCAATAGTATCTGCTATTGGAGATATATATTACAAAGTCACCGCTGATGCTCTACGGGCGTGCGGGGAGCTAGTCCGGGTTCTCCGTCCAAATTTTGAG GCACGTTCCATAAATTGCAGGCCATATATTAGTCCAATCTATGAAGCTATATGGGCCCGCTTGGCCAATCAAGATCAG GAAGTTAATGAGTGTGCCATATCGTGCATGAGCCTTGTGATCGCTACTTTTGGTGATGGTCTTCAAAGGGAATTACCGTCATGCCTATCCTTACTTGTTGACAGGATGAGCTATGAAATAACACGACTTACAGCAGTCAAG GCATTTGCGGTGCTTGCGAATTCACCTCTTCGGATTGATCTTTCATGTGTCCTGGACCGTGTCGTTTCTGACCTTACAACTTTCCTTCGAAAG GCTAACAGAGCCCTTAGGCAGGCAACAACAGGAACCCTAAATTCTCTGGTTGTTACATATGGGGATCAAATTGGCCTGTCCTCTTATGAGACTATAATAGCTGAACTATCTATTCTTATAAG TGACATCGACTTGCATATGTCTGTTCTTGCGTTGGAACTCTGTCGCACAATAATGGTCGACAGAAGTTCCTTCCAAAATGTTGGTTTAGCTGTGAGACATAAAGTTTTGCCTCAGGCCCTTATTTTGATCAGGAGTGCTTTGTTACAAGGACGAGCACTAGAG GCGCTGCAGAAGTTTTTTACTGCACTGGTCCAGTCTGCAAATACAACCTTTGAAACTTTGTTGGGCTCCCTTATTTCCACTGCCAAACAGTCACAGTTGGGCGGCCTTGCCAAGCAGGCACTATCCTCTATTGCACAGTGTGTTGCTGTGCTATGCTTAGCAGCTGGTGATCAGAAGTGTGCATTGACTATTGAAATGCTCGAAGGCATTCTAAATGATGTCAGTTCTACTGATACT GCTAAACAACACATTGCCTTGTTATGTTTGGGAGAAATTGGAAGAAGGAAGGACCTCAGCAACCATGTTCAAATTGAGAACACTGTAATTGAATCATTCCAGTCACCTTCGGAGGAGATAAAATCTGCAGCATCGTACGCTCTCGGAAACATTGCTGTTGGCAATCTATCCAAGTATTTGCCATTTATCTTGGATCAGATTGACAATCAACAAAAGAATCCGTATCTCTTGCTTCATTCACTGAAAGAG GTAATTGCATGGCAGTCTGTTGATCATACTGGCCAGGATGAGCTCCAGGACTCAAACATTGTGAAGATATTGGCGTTGCTCTTTAATCACTGCAAAAGTGAGGACGAAGGAGTTCAGGATGTGGTTGCTGAGTGTTTAGGCAAAATTGCACTTATTGAACCTAACAAACTAATCCCTGTTCTGAAG GAATGCACATCTAGCCCAGCAGCAAACACAAGGGCTACGGTTGCCATTGCTATAAAATATTCAATTGTTGAACGGCCTGGAAAGATAGATGCAATCATGTACTCTGAGATTTCTACTTTCCTTATGTTAATCAAAGATAGTGACATG CATGTGAGACGTGCAGCTATCCTGGCGCTGAGTACAGCTGCCCACAACAAGCCAAATTTGATCAAAGGTCTTGTTCCTGAACTGCTCCCTCTTTTGTACGACCAGACTGTCGTGAAG CAAGAATTGGTTAGGACAGCTTTCGAGCACGTCGTTGATGATGGGCTTGAACTTAGGAAAGCTGCCTTTGAATGTGTGGACACATTGCTGGATAGTTGTCTTGATCAAGTGAATCCGTCGTCCTTCATCGTTCCTTTCCTCTTATCTGGTTTAGGTG atcattatgatgtaaaaatgCCCTGCCATCTGATTCTCTCAAAGCTAGCAGACAAGTGCCCCTACGCTGTTCTTGCAG TTTTGGACTCATTAGTTGAACCCCTTGAGGAAACTATTGGTGACAAACCGACGGGTGATGCAGTGAAGCAGGAGATTGATCGCAATGAAGACATGATTCACAGTGCTCTTCAAGCAATTGCTGCTCTAAGCCGCATAAG TGGCAGCGGCTACAGCATGAAGTTGAAGAATCTGATGAGCAAGATAAAGGCCACTCCTTCATTTTTGAATACGTTAGGAAATACGTGCACATGCCTGGGAAATTCGAGGCGATGA
- the LOC125510743 gene encoding cytochrome P450 81Q32-like: MDYVQNLFGAGTETTSTTTEWAMSLLLNHPAALKKAQAEIDASVGTSRLVTADDVPRLAYLQCIVSETLRLYPAAPMLLPHESSADCKVGGYNVPSGTMLMVNAYAIHRDPAAWERPLEFVPERFEDGKAEGRFMIPFGMGRRRCPGETLALRAIGMVLATLVQCFDWERVDGAEVDMTEGGGLTIPKVVPLEAVCRPRPAMRDVLQSL, translated from the coding sequence ATGGACTATGTGCAGAATTTATTTGGGGCCGGAACGGAGACCACGTCGACGACGACGGAGTGGGCGATGTCGCTGCTGCTGAACCACCCGGCGGCGCTCAAAAAGGCGCAGGCCGAGATCGACGCGTCCGTGGGCACCTCCCGGCTGGTGACCGCCGACGACGTGCCGCGGCTCGCCTACCTGCAGTGCATCGTGAGCGAGACGCTGCGGCTGTACCCGGCGGCGCCGATGCTGCTGCCGCACGAGTCCTCGGCGGACTGCAAGGTGGGCGGCTACAACGTGCCGAGCGGCACGATGCTGATGGTGAACGCGTACGCCATCCACCGGGACCCCGCGGCGTGGGAGCGGCCGCTGGAGTTCGTCCCGGAGCGGTTCGAGGACGGGAAGGCGGAGGGGCGGTTCATGATCCCGTTCGGGATGGGCCGGCGGCGGTGCCCCGGGGAGACGCTGGCGCTGCGGGCTATCGGCATGGTGCTGGCCACGCTGGTGCAGTGCTTCGACTGGGAGCGCGTGGACGGCGCGGAGGTGGACATGACGGAGGGCGGCGGGCTCACCATCCCCAAGGTCGTGCCGCTCGAGGCCGTGTGCAGGCCGCGCCCGGCCATGCGCGACGTGCTTCAGAGCCTCTGA